The following is a genomic window from Doryrhamphus excisus isolate RoL2022-K1 chromosome 3, RoL_Dexc_1.0, whole genome shotgun sequence.
TCTTTTTGATGAAAACCAAGATAATTATGTCATTTGACATACTTCACttaatgaaaatatgaacaTCATCATCTGGATGAAAGCTaccaaaaaatggaaaatggaaaatggagCTAATGATTTTAATTTCTCAGTACAATTACTATACTTCACATCCCATTTCATGACACCGGCACACAACATAGGAGCTGCATCAACAACTGATGTgataaagataataatgttTACTTTGTGAGAAAGGATTCAGAAGATTGTACATGTATGTGCAGTGTTTATAGTACACTTGCCATAGTTTGGCTATTTAGCTCTGTTACCGGTtcataatcaaataataatcaaatctCAGCAAGTGAAGATTGTGCAGGGGTCATCATGTGACTCTTATACTTCAAGCACATGTCAAACATGAGAGCTGGGGGCCAGATTTGGCCCATGAAAGTCTGGAAATAACATCATAAtttaataacatatttaaagttattttattttaaatatctttactattaaacattcattcattcactttctaccgctttttcctcacgagggtcgcgggggtgctggagcctaacccagctgtcttggggtgagaggcggggtacaccctggactggtggccagccaatcacagggcacatatagacaaacaaccattcacactcacattcatacctatggacaatttggagtggcatgcaaactccacacagagatggccgagggtctcctagctgtgaggtctgcgtgctaaccactaaaccgccgTGCTACCGCCTACTATTAAACAGTGTTTCATATATTTCAGTCttcttattattaatcattttatttgtactttaaaaaaaaaaaaacatatgtatatcagtttaaaaataacatagGAATGTTGCTATAAAAgcccattaaaaatgtattattgtatacTCAAATTTCTCACTGACAATTTTTATGCAGTTCAATTGATAATTTACATTTCCTTGTGCAATCTGTTGGCAACACATTCTAGCCTATGGTATTGTTCTTATATTTTCTGGTttaacaaaaatgtcatttggagTTACATACAGTCCCATATAGCAAGTTTCCTGGCGCCATTCATGCTGAATATAGTTTGCATGGTCTACTGCACTGCATTATTTTGAGAGGTGTTtcgcatataaatgatgaataaggTGCAGTTGTGTCAATCAGGTGTCACGTTTCTAATAGTTTCCCCCACCAGAGATCATATATTGCCATTCATCATAAAATGATgtagcagcccccccccccacgggaTGACTGCTCACTACTGATCTTGGAGAAATGGGGTCCACAAGGAGCGGATGGTGCATGCAACCCGCACGTCACAGTCCTGACATCAGCACCGAGCTTAAATACCCGCACGGGGAGCGTGTACACGCAAACGGGCGCACCTTCATGCGGGATAATAACACTCGTGGAAGTCAGCTAGACGCAGCTGATGGCCATTTTTGCAACTTTTGGTCATGTATTTGTGGGACGATTTGTTCTATTTCCATCACAGGCTCGTCCAACTTTAAAATAAAGTTAGTGGACGCTCATTGTTGAGATTCGTTTGGTCTTTTTCTAAATGATGATCAACGACACCATCGCGTTGGACACAAACGGTTCCGAGCCGCACCTCCCCCTGGGTCACAACCACAGCGTGTTCCCCACGCTGAGGCTGGAGTCCAAGTCTCTGGCCACCTCAGCCACTATGTTCGGCGTGGGCGTCCTGGGCAACCTCATCGCCATCATGGTGCTGTGCATCTCCAAGAAGGAGCAGAAGGAGACCACTTTCTACACGCTGGTGTGCGGCATGGCCATCACGGACCTTCTGGGCACATGCTTCACCAGCCCGGTGGTGATAGCCACTTACGTGGCGAACCGCTGGCCCGGTGGAGCTCTGCTATGTcacttcttctccttctccatgCTCTTCTTCGGCTCTGCCGGCATGACCATCCTGTGCGCCATGGCGGTGGAGAGGTACCTGGCTATCAACCATGCCTACCTCTACTCCCAGCACATAGACAGATCCATGGCTCGCTTCGCGCTTCTCGCGGCTTACTTGGCCAACATCGTCCTGTGCATCATGCCCAGTTTCGGCTTCGGTCGGCACGTCAGGCACTTTCCGGGAACTTGGTGCTTCCTGGACTGGAGGGCGATGGATCCGGTTGGCGCTTGCTACTCCTTCCTCTACGGCGGGGTGATGCTCCTGCTCATCGCCGTGACCGTGCTGTGCAACTTGGCCGTGTGCAGGTCTCTGGTGGGGATGAACCAGAGGACCGGGATCGTCCGGGCCGAGGTGTGCGACCAGGGGGGGTCACGGCGCCGCTTCCCGCGACTGCAGTCGGTTACATCTGCGGCAGAGATCCAAATGTTCTGGCTTCTGGTTTTCATGACCATCGTTTTCCTGGTGTGCTCCATCCCTCTAGTGGTAAGACCTGGTCTCCTCGACTCAGCCAAATATCACAATATCAACATCACGTGCGTTATCGGTACCGATGGCTGAAATTGACGCACAGTCGGAACCGATTTCAGTCCCTCGAGGTGCAATCTACGCTAGCATGTATTCAGTGGGACTGGCAAATATGATAGGGTAAAGTAAAGGGAATTTAGTCAAAAGTTGGCACCAAAGCCTGCTAAAAATGCTTAACCAGACTATTATTTATGTACAAAACAAAGTATTGGTTGTCACTACTCTGGATCATTATTTGACACACTCTGTGGTATTTTTTATggtaatgtattattttctttctGTGTGTCAGGTGAGAATATTTGTGAACCAGCTTTACGACCCTGCTTATATTTCTGCCGGAGGGAATCCTGACTACCGTAGCGACCTGTTGGCCATCCGCTTCGCCTCCTTCAACCCAATTCTGGACCCATGGGTGTACATTCTGTGCAGGAAGAACCTACTCGTGAAGGGCTGTAGGAGGCTGAAAATGGCAGTGACTCGAGTGAAAGAAAGTGGAGGTGACAATATAGGCTGGATCGGGGATCAGGACTCCCCGCCGTCTTTAAATACGAACGACACCAGCTACGCGTCATTACGCAGGAAAGACACGGAACAGCGAGCGGCCGTCACGAACGCTCCGTCTTTCACGGACTTCGCAATGAGACATGCGTGGGACTACGACGTAGCTCGTGTCAACTTCCACCCGTTCAGCGTCGAACCCACCACCGTTCAAGGAGGCGAGGACGAAGTAGCAGCTGACCCAAATCAGGGGGCGTCATCAGTGAAGGCGTCACCAGCCCATGCCCCTTCGACACACATCAGAAGAGGCGAGATGGTCACATGCACATTCGGTACCCCCAGCTCGGGTCAGTCACTAAAATACCTCTAACTATCTTATAATGGACTTTTAAGTACTCTTTAGAATTAGAATGGTCTCAGCGGTGGCAGCTGGCATGAATGGATCAtaacaaacacaacattagGAACACAAATGGCATCACTAAGTTGCACCCAGTAAAAGTCATGCTCAATTATGGTTGGCACTGTAATATATCATTTCAGTACTGTGGCAGCCTTTTGCAGTTTTATAAAAAGGCCAAATATGAAAAACACCTCAGCACCATGCAGGATAACTATACCACAACCTCAGCAATATACATAGATGAATATCTCCTTGACAGAGTCCCTAAACCTCGTACTTTTATCttgatacagctcttgtattggctCTCACTGGTCTGTGTACGTGTACCTGATGTTGTGACTTCTGAGTGGAAGTATCGGGGCTACTGGATCTTATTAGATTGAGcagacatacatatatgtatgtaatagTTTGGCTCGCaggcatattttaaaaaatcggTGTCTGATACTTTAATATTAGTCAAATCTGGTTGGAGGATTTTAAGACGGTAAAAGCTGCTGCACAgcatacttaaaaaaacaagcatcaAGTCGAAGATatagtgtttttttcaaaatttaatTAGTCATGTTTTACTTTGACAGCTTGTTTGATAAGTTTGGCAGCAGAATTCATTCAAACCaaattcattttacatttaattaacttgtgtatttgacttttttatatataaaaaaaaaaaacctgcatgaAAAGTGGGCCATACCCGGACATGACAGTGTTTGATTCTTGTGCCACTTCAGGGTCAGTCTctctgtgaaacatgaacatgagttGAGTGAAATATTTCGAGCTGCAggtccaaaaataaacattgtgcaTTAAAATTATTCTGTGCCAATTTCCAAGCAAGGGAATGTacacaaaacattattatacCCCATGGGTACAATCAAATCCttaaatgtacaaatttgtGTGACTCAAATATGTGATTTATGTTTCTTAATACAATGCATGATGGAGATGTACTTTTTAAACTACATGCTGCTACTTTATTCTGTGCCATAAAAACGATGCAAGGACAAGTGAATGTATACAATTGAATTCCTGTTTTATATCATAAACGTACGTGCACATATTTTGATACTACTGCAAGTTGAATGGTGTTTGATGTGTGCAGAGAACACAGCAAACGAGTTACTGACCTGTCATGTTCCACTTGAGCCAGCAGGTGGGGCTAGAACACAAAAAGCCGAATTAAAGCTGACAGTAGCCAATGAATGGCGCAAATTCAAATACATTtaagattaaatattaaagttgtGTAAgtaatatatatgtgtgttcatttatattaaaatgccataaaacacaataacaatTAAGCCAACAACTGCTACAGTTACTACAAATATACCTATACCACATACCTAACTGTCATGGCGGCATAAGCACGTCCACTCGACCTGTTGACTGTAAGTAGCAAGCAGCTCGTCAGTGGGCGGAGAGCTAGCTAACAACTCGCGAGAGATGCTAATGTCGCAGCCTACAATTTCATGTAGTGCTTCTTCTCCTCAAACAGGACAAACACTAAATGCTCAACACCTGTGCCAGAATATACAAATTCAAGTCATTTGTTCGCAAATGGCTGGTCGAGTCCTACTGGGAGGCCAACCAAGTAAACAGGAAGAGGGACAAAAACAACCGGAAGTGAAAACATCACAAAGATAAAATCATTATCATGCTTAAACAATAGCGTTAAAACGGACTAAATTCGGCCAAAAGTGTTGGGATAGTACTGCTTCGTCAGTCTACCTTTTCATGTATCTTCAGTGTATATACTTGTTCTTCTTACTCATATTCTCACCCTTGTTGAAAATGAGccttttttcaaaataagagtacaACAGGCCACAACAAGCCAAATGAAAAAGTGCAAATGTGTACAAATGATTTAATGTTTTCAGTGTAGTTGTTAACGATGGTGACTCAACATCAGTCGAAAGAGCAGTCAATCATCAGACTCAAGTATGTGAGGTACTGTTAAAGCAAATATTTATTATGCACACAATGTCATTCCAATGGACGTCAATTTGTGGTGAATTTTGAAGCTTTATCAAGGTGGTTTTCACTCAAATAAAACCAGAATCGAGCCccgtttctggtgttttttttgaggCTTTATTTGAccttgctgaaaaaaaaaatcagcacctTTATGAAGTATGTACATAGAGTATGGGAGCAGACGGACTCAAACACGGAATGAGACTTTTGGCAATAAATAGATATACATCTACGATACACAGTTGGATAAAACAGCTCTCATACGAagctataataaataaataacttatcagaaataaatatattttacttttatacAGTAATACGTGAAGATGCATGGCATCCATTTGGCTGAGCTCACTTGAACATTGAACCCATTTACTTGTTATTGAACTTCTGGGAAGAGCTGGCATCACTGTGAGTAGTAAATATTGAACGTTTAGCAGTCTGTTTGCTTGTTTTAAAAGATAAACACAGAGTCGGTGCTTGTGCTGTCTCTCGACACTCAACACTGTGTGTTGAATCAAATCAGTCACGTTCACATCGTCCGTAGAAAAGTGTTCGCTCTTTGAGGATGTAACAATAATTCCACACTGTGGTTCCACGAGGGCCTCCTTTTAGGCTCTGACCTTTGCCCATAGTCATTGGCTGCACCCAGACTTGTTCCTCTGcagcaagaaaacaaaacacaggaaATGACCTCCAAAATGGTCCATCCTTCAGCCCATACACATGCAGCTGGCAGCCGATAAGGACTGTATGGTCCTCCATGTGGTCTGAGCGTCCATGAAGGACACTGGCTCATAGCGGTCAGGTCGGCAACAAGGGTGGTTGCTGACCTTGCGGGAGGTGCGTCGTGGGAGAGACCCGTTCTTCAGCAGAGCTTTAAGCGCCAGGTCGTAATTCATCCTGGAGGACTGGCAGGAACCCACGCAAAACTTGAAAAGGACGATCTCATCCGAGTCAAACCCGAGTCCAAGATCCCTGACCTTCATCTCTCGCTTTTCCACTCGGCAGTCCCGACTGCTGTGCTTTGGCTGCTTGTTTTTTCCTCCACTTGCGCCGTCTGCTTCTTCttccctttctttcttcttcctcttcttcttcttcttaggTGAGGCTTTAAGTTGCGGTTCAGTGGGATCTGAGGAACGTGGCATGCGGCCAGCCCAGCGAGTGCTTGGATGATCATCAACTTCATCGATAACAAAAGGGTCTGAAATtgacaaataaacacaacttGAAATGGGAGATGCATTGAGTTGGACAATCACGATGTATTCCGATGGGTATCCtccatttttttggaatacTGTGCGGTATATGTAGAGTTATGcccaaaatgtatttgttgaaTGGATATAGTTGAGCTGGAAATTACTCTAGAAAATAGTACAAGGCTGTAAGAACGTCctcttttacattttgaaaattctAAACATGGATAACAATTTAACAAATCATTCATCCGGGtcattgtattaaaaaaaaatatcttgcattACCATAAAAAGAATGCCAAGGCGAATAAGGATCACTATCGTCTTCCTGCTCCTCATCCTCCGTCAACTCTGGCAGCGTTACAGGAAGTTCTAGTCCCTCCTGTCCTCCCAGCAGGCCAGTCATATGGCCCGAATCCACTCCCACACCAGTGGCACCCATGTTGGCTTTCACGCGTGCTCCGTCAACCAGAGGCAGCACTGACAGCAGCACCCACAGCAGCACCTAAAGGACACAGAATGGCTCAGTCACAAAGGTATTCATTTAAGCCCCCCAAAGGCATCGCCTTCCAAAAAGACCCCAGAGCATTGAGATGAACCttaatgttattaatgttaTATGTTTTTCCAGTGCCTTTCTTAGGATGGAGTCACGAACAGTGACcgtaactgaggcaagtgaggcctgcagttctttggatattgttgtggggtcttttgtgacctcttggatgagacATCAAAATACcttcataaccttttccagactgacagAGCTCAATCAATCTTAACTTTTCCCCACAGGGCCATGCAGGTTTGGATTTTATTTCTCCTTAATCataacttttatttaaaaatggcatTTGGTGTTCAATTGTGTTGACATTGACTGATATCTgactttgtttgatgatctaaaaCATTCAAAAGGGaactgaatgtttttggaatttcttTTCTCTGCGCATTTTATAGTAACTAACTAACAAGACATCTCGCTGACTGCTtgcctcagcgtcattcacagacagaagagtggatactTCACTCTCAACACGCTCGTTTGTTTAGCATGTtctagcattttttacctgtggACTGGAGCTCAcgccttgtgctggaagacacagccatcccaaggagagcggacattgtaattgttgttgctgctgttgttgttgaaagAACTAGCaaaagtatgtgtatcaatgcaacGTGAAAAGAAGTTTTAgtggtgttttaaatcatcaaaatatggcaaaatactgCAACTTTTACATTacatcatcagtgtacgtgttaatgcatgatgaccgcatggatatcaaaccatgcaatgttgttagaggATTTCtttagagggctttatagttgaaataggtgtatcccaatggcagcattgttagctagctgaaattgatttttcttgtttgaaatgcagaatcagaatcagaatcagaaaaggtttattgccatgtatgatcaaacacatactaggaatttgttttggtgtattaggtgcatacacatctattaaaaaagaatgagaatacaaaatatgaaatacaaaatatgaaaatacaaaatatacagaataacagtataaatatatgtacacagtctgaaaagggaaagaaatatgtgtttgtatATGGGACTGTGAATgattccccaaaaagtgtaaCAAAAATGAAGTTACTAAATTGCAATGATAAGGGGGAGGCAATTTGCAAAGATGGACTGCACTTGAAAAATGGCATCTGTAGCTGACCAACCTTAGCTGACATCACAAAGGTCGTCTCTGGTCTCTCCTTCCTCCGACTCCTCCATCGGCTCCCACCTGGATGCAATAAGAAAAAGAGGGTGGGAGGAATGTGAGAACAAGGCTTCACTCTGTCAACTTTCCTTCTCCCTTTGAAAAAGGGTAGCATAAACTCAAAGCACAACATGCGGGCAATATGATGTCTTAACATCCACACAATGGTTCtgatactgtaaaaaaaaaaaaaaaaaaacacagcccaACGGGCCCCCCTGAGCAAGGCGACGTGTCATATAAATCACATCCTCCGTGCCTGAGGGTGGCGTCTTTGTTGCTGCCTTGCTAAAAAGGACCAGTGTTTGTTTCCAGCCAGTGTTGGCTTGTCGCTTCATACATCCATGTAAACAGTCGGGCAACAAAAGGCAACATCTGCGATATACTTGTCAAAAGCATTCTTCAGCAGTTATTCCCGAGGCAGAGCTGAGAGCACTTCATGGAGGTCCCAGGCCAAAAAACCACAGACATGCAGGACAGGTGATAAGAGGTGTCACGGATGCAGATGTTTATATATAGTACGTGCAGTGCGGAGGTTAGCACCCGCCGCCCGGCTTGAATCATCATGAGGTCGGCAGGTTCCTTTGTTGCCCCCCTCCCAAATGTTAGAGGAGGTCAAGAGCATCAGGTGACGCTCAGTGTCAAGAAAAGTCCATCTCATGGATCTGTCTTGGATCTGACACTACTGCTCTGAGGGTAgagctttttttccaaaacacttttttaatatCAGAAAACAATATCATACTGGTATGACTCTGTTTCATGAATCATTCATCTTAAAACTACCATCATGCTAACTTCTTGGGTTGCTGGTCTCtgtgagtgactggaagaaaagctctgacctgCTTGTGAGGAAGCCATTTTCACCTGTTTTCatgtactgtaatatttatacagtactgtaatatttatacagtacatgaaaacaGGTGAAAATGATTGGTTTCtgtgagtgactggaagaaaagctctgacctgCCTGTGAAGAAGCCATTTTCACCTGTTTTCatgtactgtaatatttatacagtactgtaatatttatacagtacatgaaaacaGGTGAAAATGATTGGTTTCtgtgagtgactggaagaaaagctccgaccTGCCTGTGAAGAAGCCATTTTCACCTGTTTTCatgtactgtaatatttatacagtactgtaatatttatacagtacatgaaaacaGGTGAAAATGATTGGTTTCtgtgagtgactggaagaaaagctccgaccTGCCTGTGAAGAAGCCATTTTCACCTGTTTTCatgtactgtaatatttatacagtactgtaatatttatacagtacatgaaaacaGGTGAAAATGATTGGTTTCtgtgagtgactggaagaaaagctccgaccTGCCTGTGAAGAAGCCATTTTCACCTGTTTTCatgtactgtaatatttatacagtactgtaatatttatacagtacatgaaaacaGGTGAAAATGATTGGTTTCtgtgagtgactggaagaaaagcttcGACCTGCCTGTGAAGAAGCCATTTTCACCTGTTTTCatgtactgtaatatttatacagtactgtaatatttatacagtacatgaaaacaGGTGAAAATGATTGGTTTCtgtgagtgactggaagaaaagctccgaccTGCCTGTGAAGAAGCCATTTTCACCTGTTTTCatgtactgtaatatttatacagtactgtaatatttatacagtacatgaaaacaGGTGAAAATGATTGGTTTCtgtgagtgactggaagaaaagctccgaccTGCCTGTGAAGAAGCCATTTTCACCTGTTTTCGTGTACtgtaatatttatacagtactgtaatatttatacagtacatgaaaacaGGTGAAAATGATTGGTTTCtgtgagtgactggaagaaaagctccgaccTGCCTGTGAAGAAGCCATTTTCACCTGTTTTCATGTACTGTCATATttatacagtactgtaatatttatacagtacatgaaaacaGGTGAAAATGATTGGTTTCtgtgagtgactggaagaaaagcgCCGACCTGCCTGTGAAGAAGCCATTTTCACCTGTTTTCatgtactgtaatatttatacagcactgtaatatttatacagtacatgaaaacaGGTGAAAATGATTGGTTTCtgtgagtgactggaagaaaagctccgaccTGCCTGTGAAGAAGCCATTTTCACCTGTTTTCatgtactgtaatatttatacagtactgtaatatttatacagtacatgaaaacaGGTGAAAATGATTGGTTTCtgtgagtgactggaagaaaagctccgaccTGCCTGTG
Proteins encoded in this region:
- the ptger4c gene encoding prostaglandin E receptor 4 (subtype EP4) c, whose amino-acid sequence is MMINDTIALDTNGSEPHLPLGHNHSVFPTLRLESKSLATSATMFGVGVLGNLIAIMVLCISKKEQKETTFYTLVCGMAITDLLGTCFTSPVVIATYVANRWPGGALLCHFFSFSMLFFGSAGMTILCAMAVERYLAINHAYLYSQHIDRSMARFALLAAYLANIVLCIMPSFGFGRHVRHFPGTWCFLDWRAMDPVGACYSFLYGGVMLLLIAVTVLCNLAVCRSLVGMNQRTGIVRAEVCDQGGSRRRFPRLQSVTSAAEIQMFWLLVFMTIVFLVCSIPLVVRIFVNQLYDPAYISAGGNPDYRSDLLAIRFASFNPILDPWVYILCRKNLLVKGCRRLKMAVTRVKESGGDNIGWIGDQDSPPSLNTNDTSYASLRRKDTEQRAAVTNAPSFTDFAMRHAWDYDVARVNFHPFSVEPTTVQGGEDEVAADPNQGASSVKASPAHAPSTHIRRGEMVTCTFGTPSSGQSLKYL
- the LOC131124968 gene encoding glial cell line-derived neurotrophic factor: MTRRSGWRGRIVTQRGTQRGTQRGTQRGTQRGTQRVSPDLSCARLRMTSGGSRWRSRRKERPETTFVMSAKVLLWVLLSVLPLVDGARVKANMGATGVGVDSGHMTGLLGGQEGLELPVTLPELTEDEEQEDDSDPYSPWHSFYDPFVIDEVDDHPSTRWAGRMPRSSDPTEPQLKASPKKKKKRKKKEREEEADGASGGKNKQPKHSSRDCRVEKREMKVRDLGLGFDSDEIVLFKFCVGSCQSSRMNYDLALKALLKNGSLPRRTSRKVSNHPCCRPDRYEPVSFMDAQTTWRTIQSLSAASCMCMG